Genomic window (Patescibacteria group bacterium):
TGTGTGGCTTTGAAAGTACGGGTGCCAATACTGCGGTAAAAAAGTACGCCCAAAAGACCGCCGCGAGAACGCCAACAAGCGCAATGCCTGCAAGGATATTTACGGAATTTCGGTGTTCAGAGATACTTAATTCCTTGCCATTGATCGAGTGGAGCGAATAATACAGCTCGGAAAGGAAGATATAAAAGAGTGGCATTACCACAAACATTTGGACCGCCTGACCAACCAAGTTTCCGAGATGGTAGAGATTCACAGAAATATGCGCGAACGCAAAGAGGAGTGAGACGAGTGGCGCGAGAACTGCGGAAAGAATCGCCAACACAGCGACGACAATGATACCGAAGCCCACCAATCGGCCAAATACCGGCCACCAATAGCCCTTCACTCGATACCAACTCGTAGTGAGTACCTGTGCACCTCGCTTCCCTTCCGCCACCAACACGAAGAGGACGAATGAAAAGGCGACTTGCAAATAAATACCTGGAATGACGAAAATGAGTGAAGCGAGGCAAGAGATGAGCGTCGTGAGAATAAGTGCGATCGCATATTGCCCGAGTAGTTCCCAGCCAGGCTCGTAAGCCGATTCCATAGTGATGCTCTTGGCATGCCTATGCGAGACGATCGTACGGACCAGCGCGAGCGGCCACAACAAGCTCAAAGCAACATACACCAGCTTTAGCACTAGACCAACGGCACCATTCAAAGCAGAAACGGCAGGGAGAAGATCTGGGATCGCCTTATTCGCCATGAATGGCAAGAAACTGAGCACAGAAGCAATGAAAACCGGCAGACCAATGAGAGCGAGGATCTTTGAATGTTCGGTGAAGAAATTCCAGGTGCGTTCGAGGAGTTTGCCAAAAGAAGGCATGACTGGCCGCATTTCGTGGCCAAGCGCAGGCGATTCGTGATGTGTGTAGTGTGTAGTGTTCATTGAATACGTTAAATTACCCTTCTATTTTCCCACACATCTCCCTCTAAGACAACGAACAAAACGCCCCTTTGGGAGCGGTATTTCTGCTGAGAACAATTGACTGCTTTAGCCTGGCGGCTAGCTACTTTCCCTCCGGAGAGGTATCATCGCCTCGACAGGGCTTAACTTCTGGGTGCGGAATGAGACCAGGTGTGACCCCTGCGACATACCACCAGACTAAAATCTTCAATTGTTCTGCGTGTGAAAGGTATTTTCTATATTTCGAAGAAACCAGCAATAATTGTGATTTACAAATTTTCCTAATAAGAATGGGCGAATTAGTATTCCTCAGCTCAACACATCGCTGTGCGTACACTTAGAACCTATCAACGTAGTAGTCTTCTACGGGCCTCATAATGATTTCTGATCTTGGAGTGGGTTTCCTTCTTAGATGCTTTCAGAAGTTATCCCTTCCCGACATAGCTACCCTGCGTTGCCACGGGCGTGACAGCAGGTAGACCAGAGGTCAGTTCAACTCGGTCCTCTCGTCGCTTCATTCCCCTATCACTAGGAGCGCAGACTATATCTTCACCCTTCTCGCCAATACGGCGAGTGAGGGGATGGCGTATTACAGACATATCCCTGCTTCCGCGCTATCGCGTAGGCCTTCCGGAAATATGTAAGTCTCGTGTACCTCCGCAGACAATGCGGGTCTCCACTCAGTCGTTACGGGGTCAAACCTAACAATGTATGCAGCTCTTGCTTTGTCTTTTTTCTCCTGGTTACATAGTTTTCACTCTGTATTTCCAAGATGCAATTGACCAAAACTTCGAGCTGTTTCCGACTTAATTTCGCATATTTTGTTTTGGAAAGAATGTTTGTTGCTACATAAAGTGCCTTGGCCTGGTGCCGTTTGAACTTTATATAGGGTATGAGCGATGTGATAATATCTCTCACCGACTCATACCCATTGATCCGTAATTCGGACATGCCATCGTTCCTTTTGGAAAAATAGCCGATGCCAAAAACTTCCTGGATCCAATGCAATTCTTTCTCATGCCGAGTATCTTGATAGAAACAGATTGTGGCCATGAAGCGAACTTTCGCCTTGCCGTCCTTACGCTTCTTTATTTGAAGCATAAGACTTCCATCTCCATCAAGAAACCCAGCGATATACGCTAAGTCTATTTTGTTAGATCGACTTCCCACGGTATTGTCTTACCTTGTTTCTGGTCCTCAAGCTCATAGAGCTATTGTACCACCACGCCTTGGACCGGTGCGATGGTGGCTATCAACGAACCAGAAGTGTATAAGATTCCACCGTTATTAGCCATGTTGTCATCACAGATTTCTCCGTGAAGTAGCAAATTTTACTAAAGTCAAATCTCCTCAAAAATCAACGCCTGCAGCAGATAGGAGACCAACCTGTCTCACGCATGTTCTCACCCATTACTAGGTGCATTGGACTATAACTTATTCCACATATTGTGGAGTGTTAACGTTTAGTCTCTACGG
Coding sequences:
- a CDS encoding LAGLIDADG family homing endonuclease, coding for MGSRSNKIDLAYIAGFLDGDGSLMLQIKKRKDGKAKVRFMATICFYQDTRHEKELHWIQEVFGIGYFSKRNDGMSELRINGYESVRDIITSLIPYIKFKRHQAKALYVATNILSKTKYAKLSRKQLEVLVNCILEIQSENYVTRRKKTKQELHTLLGLTP